In Brevibacillus marinus, the genomic window TCAAACAACATGCGGGTGAGCGCACCAAAGTTGACATCTGTTCCCGCGTCGATTTTGGTGGCCGCGATCGGTTCATTCACGGTGCGGCCTTCCATGATCAGCGGGAACCATTCCCTCAATTTTACGGGGTCATCAGAAAATTCCATTCCTTGAAACAGGGGGATGTTTGCCATCGCTTCAAAACGTTTCTTCAAAAACGCTACATTCTTTTCCCCTTGTACGAAACTCAGATGAGGGACGGGCATGATAAAGGCCTGCGGATTCCGAATCAGATTTCTGTTGACCAGATAAGACCAAAACTGCTTGGAAAGCTGAAATTGTTCATTAATTTTGATCGCTTTGCTGATATCTACGGACCCGTCAGATTTTTCCGGTGTATAGTTCAGCTCGCATAGTGCAGCATGGCCCGTACCTGCATTATTCCATTCGTTAGAGCTTTCTTCACCTGCGGTTGCGAGTTTCTCAAACACTTTGATTTCCCATTCCGGTGCCAACTCTTTGAGCAAAGTTCCCAAAGTCGCGCTCATGATCCCGGCACCAATCAAGATAACGTCTGTTTTGTTGTGGATGCTGCGCATGATGACTCCTTCCTTTTCCCCTCTACTAGCTAAAAGTGTAGGGGCTCCTGCTTAGGCGTTACAAAAGTTACAAAAGGAAGGCCCCCACCTCGGAACACACCTTCCGTCTCATTTAGACTACCATACTCTATTATGATACCTATAGTTACAAATATCTACTATCATCTGATGGGAATCATCCAATTGGTTGTTATTGCCATTCATAAAATTCGGGGATAGACTGAATCATCGTATTGAGCGGGTGTAATTCTAGCACCACTTCAACGCTCTATCTTCTGCCCCGTTTATTCTCACTTAAAGAAAAACGAAAAACCGGAATATATTCAACACCAAGCGCTCAGGTGGGTCAAAATTATCCCGGCACTAGTGGGTCAAATTAATTCCGGCGTTGCCAACGACTCACAAGGTATCAATCCCCTGGCAAATAACAGTGCCTATTTTTGCATGAGGGAATAACGACCAAAAATCATCTTCAATTATAAATCTAGGCATAATGGATCCCCTCCTTTCAATTTACTGATGGTCTTGGTAGAATTGCGATTTGTCCCGCCTATGTTTTGGAAGGGCTCGCCAAGGCGGAGAATACCCCGAGAACAATATAAAAATAACCCGTTATCCGATTCTGCAACTTTGAATTCACTTTACTGTCCAGAATCCGCTGTCTAATACTTGCCGCAAGAACTGCATACAGACCGTCACAAATTAAAGCAAGGATAATAAATATCGTTCCTAAAAGAAAAAATTGTACTGTGACTGATCCAGCAGAAGGTGATATGAATTGCGGAAAGAAGGCTAAAAAAAAGAGTGCTGTCTTGGGATTCATTACTTCTACGAGCGCTGATTGGTAAAAAATCTTTACTAACTTTTTGCGAGGGGCTTGGGTCATTTCTGAAGTCGTTCGATCCGATGTAGAAAATAAAGTCTTACACCCCAGATAGACAAGATAGGCAGCACCCAAGTATTTAACGATATTAATGGCTGTTGCTGATGTCATAAGGATCGCAGAAACTCCAATGGCTCCAGCTAAAACATGAACAGAACCACCAAGAGATACACCAAGAGCTGATACCAGGCCCGCTTTCTTCCCTTGATCGATACTTCTTGCCATAATATAGAGTACAGCTGGTCCAGGTATGATTATCAATGTAACAGCAGCAATGACAAACAGCCCAAGTGTTGAGTACTCCATACCATGCAGCTCCTTGTTGGATTTTTGCAGATGATTTAATTGGGCTCCTCCTTGGTTGGTGGACGCAAGGTTACAGTTTATTTTTAAGGTTCGCTTTCATCAAGGAGGCAATTTGTTGCTCGTTTGGAAACGGAATCTGTTCCAACTGTTTAATTATGAGCTCTTGTCTGTATAAGGATTGATTTTGACTTAACTTTGCTTTTCCTTCTATCTTCTCGATTTTGATTTTGAATCCTTGCACACCTTTGTTCATGCTACGGAGATATTCCGCATCGACATCCTGCAATCGGTAGGAACTGTCGGGCGCTTCGTACTGCAAAACCAAATCCTGCAAAGTGCTCGTCAACTCGTGTTCATCTTCGATGAGTTCCACTTCTCCGTACACATGAACGGTCACGTAATTCCACGTTGGCACTGCCTGATTGGTCTCATACCAAGAGGGTGAGATATAACAATGCGGACCGTGGAAAACTGCCAAGACTGTTTGGTTTTGAATATCCTTCCATTGCGGGTTTTGACGGGCAAAATGACCGTACAAATAGGTTTTCTCCTTGTTCAACATCAGCGGTAAATGTGTGGCGAAGGGCACCCCGTTATGAACCGAAACCAATGTCGCAAAACTGTGCTCCTCGATAACCTTGTAGGCAGTCGTTACATCTTTTATCGCAAAATGCTGTGGAATGTACATGGGCGATCTCCTCCAAGCTATCACAAAAGTACAACAGATTGCCTTTACCCGGTATGTTATAATGTAATCTGACATTCAAAAAGGTACAATTCTGAAAAACTTCGCATGTCAGAGGGGTACAGATGAAGAATGCCATTTTTTCTTTTCACGACGACTCCCCAAAATACAAACAAATCTACGAGAAATTCAAAACCTTTATCGAGCGAGGCGACCTAAAGGCAGATGAGCGATTACCTTCCCTTCGTCAACTGGCAGAATCCTTGCACGTAAGCCGGAATACAGCATTAATGGCCTATGAACTGCTTGCTGCAGAAGGGTATATTCGTGGAGAGAGCCGAAAAGGTTATTTTGTCAATGAGTTGGAGCCCCTGTTACTTCAAGAAGCTAGCAGTTCTTCACATCATCACGAGCAAACAGAGCCGACACAACCTATTCGCGTTGATTTTCGCGCCGACGTGGTGGATCAATCGCATTTCCCGCTAAAAACCTGGAGGAGAATCGCAAATCACGTATTAACGGTAAAGGACAGCTTTCGCTACGGAGATCCGTTTGGCGAAATGTGCCTACGCGAACAAATCGCAGCCTATTTACTTCAGTCGCGTGGGGTGAGAACTGATCCAAAGGCTGTAATCGTCGGAAGCAGTACCCAACAAATGCTGGTATACCTCGGGCACATTCTGAAGGATGAGTTCGAGAGTGTTATCGTTGAAGACCCTGGTTACGATGGCGCCAGGGAAGCGTTTCAATTCCATCGTTTTATGTTTGAGACGCTGCCGGTCTATGAAACAGGTGCTGATCTTTCACAACTCGAGCAAATGAAATCCCGCTTAATCTATGTAACCCCTTCTCATCAAAGTCCAATGGGCGTAAGCATGTCGATTCAGCAGCGGCACACGCTGATTCATTGGGTTAACAAGATGCGTGGATATATTATTGAAGACGATTACGACAGTGAATTTCGCTATACCCAAAAACCGTTTCCTGCTCTTGCCTCCATTGATGCGGCTCGCGTCATTTATTTAGGGAACTTTTCCAAATCCTTTCTTCCGGGAATCCGGTTAAGTTATATGGTGTTGCCGCAGCCGCTTTTAGACCGTTATCAACAGCGATTCCTGCTTTTCGAAAATACGTCTTCCATGCTTAGCCAACTCACCATGGCGAAATTTATGGAAGCAGGAGAATGGATTCGCCACCTGAAACGGATGCGGCTTGTATATAAACGAAAAATGCAGCACCTCGTATCTGCATTACGCAAGGAGTTTCAACACCATATCTCTATTATTGGCGAGCAATCGGGCTTATACGTATTGGTGAAAGTACACTTACCCTGTTCAGAAGACTGGCTCATCAAGCGTGCGTACGCTCATGGCGTGAAAGTGTATCCCACTTCACGCTACTTCGTTCATCACTCCCCCGACCAACCCATGATTAAACTGGGTTTTAGCAATCTCTCCTTTGCGGAAATCCAGCTCGGCGTGGAACTGTTAAAAAAGGCTTGGTTGGAATCCAACGCCACTGGCTTTGCTCATGATTCGGAAACATAAATTCTCTCCGGTACGATCTTGCCGGAAATAATCAACACCCCAACGGTTCGGCTGAGGCGACGACCTACTGGGGTGTTGTTCCTTTCTAATTTGTTAACAACTGCAGCTGTTTCTTCAGCTGATCGACTCGTTTTTGGTCTTCTTCAAGCACTGTATCCACAATTCTCGCGCTTTTAATTCCCCTTGGATCATCAGTCGAATCTCCTGGAATTCCGGCGCATCCAGCTGCTGCTTTAACGTGTTCCGCCTTACCACCAACCGGTCCAGAAACTCGCTCATCGCCAAGCCTAGTGTGTAAATGGTAATCCCCCAGGCGCCCCAGTTTTCGCTCACATCAAAGTGACGATTGATGGTGGT contains:
- a CDS encoding FMN-binding negative transcriptional regulator, with protein sequence MYIPQHFAIKDVTTAYKVIEEHSFATLVSVHNGVPFATHLPLMLNKEKTYLYGHFARQNPQWKDIQNQTVLAVFHGPHCYISPSWYETNQAVPTWNYVTVHVYGEVELIEDEHELTSTLQDLVLQYEAPDSSYRLQDVDAEYLRSMNKGVQGFKIKIEKIEGKAKLSQNQSLYRQELIIKQLEQIPFPNEQQIASLMKANLKNKL
- a CDS encoding PLP-dependent aminotransferase family protein — protein: MKNAIFSFHDDSPKYKQIYEKFKTFIERGDLKADERLPSLRQLAESLHVSRNTALMAYELLAAEGYIRGESRKGYFVNELEPLLLQEASSSSHHHEQTEPTQPIRVDFRADVVDQSHFPLKTWRRIANHVLTVKDSFRYGDPFGEMCLREQIAAYLLQSRGVRTDPKAVIVGSSTQQMLVYLGHILKDEFESVIVEDPGYDGAREAFQFHRFMFETLPVYETGADLSQLEQMKSRLIYVTPSHQSPMGVSMSIQQRHTLIHWVNKMRGYIIEDDYDSEFRYTQKPFPALASIDAARVIYLGNFSKSFLPGIRLSYMVLPQPLLDRYQQRFLLFENTSSMLSQLTMAKFMEAGEWIRHLKRMRLVYKRKMQHLVSALRKEFQHHISIIGEQSGLYVLVKVHLPCSEDWLIKRAYAHGVKVYPTSRYFVHHSPDQPMIKLGFSNLSFAEIQLGVELLKKAWLESNATGFAHDSET
- a CDS encoding LysE family translocator; the protein is MEYSTLGLFVIAAVTLIIIPGPAVLYIMARSIDQGKKAGLVSALGVSLGGSVHVLAGAIGVSAILMTSATAINIVKYLGAAYLVYLGCKTLFSTSDRTTSEMTQAPRKKLVKIFYQSALVEVMNPKTALFFLAFFPQFISPSAGSVTVQFFLLGTIFIILALICDGLYAVLAASIRQRILDSKVNSKLQNRITGYFYIVLGVFSALASPSKT